Genomic segment of Nostoc sp. TCL240-02:
CTTGGACGCAATACTTAAACTATTTTGCTCGTCCCAACTCTGACGGCTTCACCGACTTCAACGCCTATTTACCATTTTCAGTCTACGGCTACTTTATGAATGGTGGCGGTCGTTGCTGGGTAACAAGTATTGGCACTCAATTACCAGGCGCACCCAGACCAGCAACTCCAGAACCGGCTACCCTTAGAATCAACTCTAGAGGTAATCGTCCAGCCCTCCGCTTTACTTTGCGTCCTGAGCAAGCATCAGGCGGATTGGTAAATCTCGTCATTATTGATGGTTCACCCCGGGCCCTACCGGAAGGTACTGAAGGAGAAGCGCCTCCAAATACGGGTGAATATTTCACCATTCAAATTCGTCGGGGAGATGAACTTTTAGAGCAATATGAAAACTTGAGCATGAACCGCGAGCCTAATGCTCAAGTTGCAACTTATGCGCTGGCAGCATTGAGAAATTCGATGTATGTCACTGTAGAAGACATCACTCAAAGTGGACAGCCTTTAGCTCGTCGCCCCGTTAATGGTCAATATGAACTAGCGCCGCCCATTGTTGCTGCCCCACCCGATAGATTTTCGCAAAATTTAGAAGGGGTTCGAGACGATCGCACCGGGGTACGCGGTATCTTTGAAGTTGATGAAATCACAATGCTGGCTTGTCCTGATGTGATGCGGGCTTATCAAGAGCAGGTACTGAATTTAGATCAAGTCCACGGCATCATCGAACTGATGATTAGTATGTGCGAGGGTTCTGCCAGTGGCGATATTCCCAATCCGCCCAACCGCATGGTTGTACTTGATGCGCCACCGGATGCCGTCAAACCTCAGCAAGTAGTGGAGTGGTTGAATAGATTTAACCGTCGTTCGATGTTTGCGGCCCTTTATTATCCTTGGATTAAAGTACCTAATCCACGCGATCGCGGTAATCCAATTTTAGTACCTCCTTGTGGCCATGTGATGGGTGTTTGGGCCCGCACCGACGAAACCAGAGGAGTTTATAAAGCGCCTGCAAATGAAGTTCCCAGAGGCGTAATTGGTTTGGGCTATGAAACAAACTTCCGCGAACAAGAACTATTAAACCCCTTGGGGATAAATTGTATTCGCAGCTTCCCCAACCGAGGTATCCGCATTTGGGGCGCACGCACTCTAGTTGAGCCAGATAAAACAGAGTGGCGTTACATCAGTGTGCGTCGGTTAATTAGCTATATCGAAAAATCCCTAGAACTGGGGACTCAGTGGGTAGTTTTTGAACCGAACGACCAAGATTTATGGGCGCGTGTCACCCGCACCGTCAGTAATTTCTTAGAGCGTATTTGGCGTGAAGGTGCTTTATTTGGCGCGTCTCCAGCACAAGCATTTTATGTGAAGTGTGACGAAGAATTGAACCCACCAGAAACCAGAATTTTAGGACGTTTATATATTGAAGTCGGTGTTTGTCCAGTCAGACCGGCTGAATTTGTTGTTTTCCGCATCAGCCAATGGAATGGCATTGAAGATAGCGAATAGGGCATTGGGCATTGGGCATGGGGTATTGGTCAATAATTAATAGTTCTTCTTCCCCTGCTCCCCCTGCCTCCCCTGCTCTCTACTCCCCCATTCCCCATTCCCAATTCCCAATTCTCAAATTAATCACACACAAAGGAGTCCAAAAGTATGGCAGGCGAATTTTTAACCTCTTGTAAATTTTACTTTGAGGCTGACGGCATTACTGATAAATTCATCAAAGAAATTAGTGGCTTAGGCGTTGAGAATACTCCAGCGCAAGAAGTCCACGGTTCATCTAAAGGCGCTAAACTAATGCGTCAAGCTACACCAACTGTTGTCAAATTTACCAATATTACAGTAAAAGTCATCGCCACTGATGATATAGACCTTTATAAATGGTATCAAGACTGTAACGAAGACATGGGAGACCCTCGGAAGTGGTCACAGAAGCGTAAAACTGGTTCAGTGGTTGCTTATGACCAACAAGGCTCTGAAAAAGCACGCTGGAACATTGTCAATTGTTATCCCTGTAAATACACGGGGCCTACCTTAACCGCCTCTGGTGGTGATATGGCGAATGAAACAGTTGAATTGGTTCACGAAGGAATTAAACGAATCAAATAATCGTAATTATGTAAAGCCTGCGGCATAGCTTTGCTTAGAGCGTAGCGGTAGCAAGTCCGCAAGCTTCATTACGAATTACGAATTACGAATTACGAATTATTTAACAGTGGTACAATCCGCAAGCCGAATTCCAGAAGTTCTTACGGCCCATCGGTTCTATTTAGAACTGACACTAGAAGGTCAAAACGATGCCAATTGCTTCTTTTTGGAGTGTCAAGGCTTCAAAAGAACACAAGAGGTAATTGAAATTTCTGAAGTTACTTCTCAAACCTGGGGTAAAAAAGGGCAATCAAAAGGCCAGGTGGTGAGAACTAAGCTTCCTAGCAATCCTAAGAGTGGTAATCTCACTCTGCGTAGAGGTACTACCAACTCTATGGATTTTTGGAAGTGGTTTGAAAAAGTTGAAAAAGGTAATTGGTCTGAGCAACGTAGACTTGTTGCTTTGTCTATTTATAATCAGGCAAATCAAGAAATAGCTAGATTTGAATTAGCCGGTGCTTGGCCTGCAAGTTACAAGATTGCCGATGTTAACGCCCGCAGCCATGACATCGAAATTGAGGAAGTGGAGGTTGCTTTTGAGGAATTTAAACGTGTGAAGTAATTAGGAGAAGTATGTTTCCCACAGAGTTTGAATTTACATTGCCAAAGGGGTATCTAGACTCTGAAGGCAACCTCCACCGCAAAGGTGTAATGCGGTTATCAACGGCGATAGACGAGATTGCACCCTTGCGTGACCCACGTGTTAAAGCTAATCCTGTTTATGCCACAATTATTATCTTGTCACGAGTGATTACTCACTTGGGTGCTTTATCAGAAGTGACTCCTGCAATAGTAGAAAACTTTTTTGCCCAAGATTTAAATTACCTCCAAGATTTTTATCGGCGAATTAATGGCTTGGAAGGTGAAACTTCCATACCAGAAGATACAATAAACGCCCCCGAAGCACTCCTTCATAATTGAATTGGGCATGGGGCATGTGGCATGGGGCATAGGGATATGAGGGAGATGAGGAAAATGGGAAAAAGAACTATTGATTATTTTGCCCAATGCCCAATTCCTAATTCCCAGTCCCCAATCCCCAGTTCCCAATCCCCAGTCCCCAATCCCCAGTCCCCAAATTATGCCCCGTAAAAAGGATACTCTCTCCACAGAATTTGCCTTCACTCTTCCTAGAGGATTGAGTGATAGCGAACACCGGATACATCGTCATGGGGTGATGCGTTTAGCCACCGCTAAAGATGAAATTTTGGTGCAACAAGAGCGCAGAGTTCAAGAAAATCCAGCTTACGGTGTTTTGGTAATGCTTGCACGGGTTATTACTCGCTTAGGCAGTCTTAATTCTGTTAGCCCTGATTTACTTGAAGAACTTCTTCTACATGACATTGCCTATCTCCGAGAATTTTATAATCGAATCAATCAGCAAGGCGATGTACATATTCCGACACAATGTCCCCGTTGTAATACTCAATTTTCGGTGGAGCTAGAACTAGCGGGGGAGTCGTAAGCTACCCCTCTGATACTTTATATGAGGAGGTAGCTTTTATTGCTTATCATTTCCACTGGTCACAAGATGATATTTTAAATTTAGAACATACTACCCGTCAGCGCTGGGTAACAGAAATCAATAAAATTAACCAAAAATTAATATGAAAGTAAAAGTTAGCTACTCACCAAATCTAAGTGAAGTCAATGAAGTTGACCTGACCACAGAAACTCCAACGAGAGGAGAATGGTTAATAGGTCGTTCTCCTGATTCTGATTTAGTCTTAGACAGTCCTGATATTAGTCGGGTACATGCTAAGTTTTTTGTTAAAGCTGGAAATTACTACTTCTCTGACCTTGGCAGTAGAAATGGCTCAATATTTAATGGAAAACAAGCCGAAAAAGATCGACCATATTCTTTGAGTGATGGAGATATTATCAGGATTGCAGATTATGTTTTGATTTTGGAAGCAGTTGCTCCTGCTTATGAGCAACCAGAGACAGTCTTTAGAATTATAGACCCTTCACTGTTTTCTCGGCCGCGATCGCCTGAAAATATCAGCGCTGCCAATGTTGTTAATCCATCCCCAGAAGTAGTTAGCGAAGTTCCAGCGCCTATTACTCCCGAATTAGAAACACCTTCTCCAGAAGTCAGCGAAACCTCCGAAGTTGTTGCTACTCAAAGTGATGATGTCATTCCAGTTGTTGAGGTAATCGCCCCTGAAAACATCATTCAGTCACCAGAAGCAGTTAGCGAAGTTCCACACGATGTCCATGATGAAATTGTAGATTTGCAATCAGTTGCGCCAGAAGTTAGTGCAGATGTTGAAGAAGTAGAGGTTCCAGAAGTTAGCGAAACCTCAGAAGTTTCCTCTACTTTAGCCGATGATGCGATCGCAGCACCTGAAAATATCATCGAAACTTCTGAAGAGGAAATTACACTTCCAGAAGTCACTCACGATGAGATTATAGACTTTCAAACAGCACTGGCGACAGAATCTACTTTCGTGCAACGGCGTGATATAAGTAGCATTCCCGAAGCTACTGACCATGAAGATGCAGAGTTAGAAGCAGCATTAGAAGCAGAAGTCACCTTCGTACAGCCACGTGATATTTTCCACCAAGTTCCTGCAACCTCCCATGAGGATGCAGAGTTAGAGGCGGCGCTGGAAGCAGAAGTCACCTTCGTACAGCCGCGTGATATTTTCGGCGAGGTATCTGATGAAGAAAGTACCGTTCTGGAAGTTACTCATAATGAAAATGAAGTAGTAGGTTTAGATACACCAGTCGCAGAAGAAGTCAGTTTAGAGTTTGGCGAATTTGTTAATGAAGTTACTGAAGAAGAGGAGATTCAGCCGCAAGAACCATTGAGCCAAGCCACACAAGATATCAATGATGAGTTAGTAGATTTAGATATTTTATTTACGGCAGAAGACAGCACAAATATTGACAAAGTAGAACCTAGTTTCGCTGTTAATGAAACAGGAGGCGAAGTTTCTGAAGCATTGACGGAGCCTGATAATATCGTTGCAGAAGTTTCTAGCAATCAATACATTGATTTGAATAATCCAACTACAGAAGAAGCCAGCGTAAATGTTGATGATGTTGTTCTAGTAAGTGAAGTTTCGGAATTAGCTGATATTCAATCTTGGGAAACAACAGAAAGTGAAGCTCCTGAGAGTGTCAGTCAAACTATTGAAGAGGTTCCTGAAGTAGAAGCGACTCAATTTGATGAAACTCCAGAAGAAATAAATGTAAGTGAGCCTCCCCAAGTGATTATTGAAAGAAACATAGTACTCATCGCTCACGAGAGCAAGAAATCAGAACTTGCTGAATTTGTTTCTCAACATCAGGAATTTTTCTCACAGAGCTTTACAATTACCTGGCCATCTGTTGGCGAAGTCTTACATCAACAAGCAGGAATAACTATTAGTCAGCAAACCCCCGCACCAATTTCTGGAGGATATCAAACAATTGCTTCATTGGTTGGAGCAGGAGAAATTTTAGCAGTTATTTTCCTGAGAGATTTGCTGCAACCTCAGCCTGGTCAGGCAAATGAAGAAGCACTGCTTAGATTATGCACTATTAATCAAGTTTTGCTGGCAACTAATTTGCCAACAGCAGAAGCGATTGTGCATTATCTTAAACATATATAGCCCTACTTAATCATTCGTGAGTAACAAGATCCCCGACTTATTAAAGAAGTTGGGGATTTGCGTATTTCGAGAAAAGTTGCAAATTGCATAGAATAATTTCAATGAGGAAAATTAGGGTAAAAAATATGTATATTTTAAAATAAAACTTATCTAGAGAAATGCTTACAAACTTAAAAAGTTTATTTAGACAGCCAGTTATTCTTTCAAGTGCGATCGCTACAATTTTACTAGTAGGCATTCAAAAACTTGGGGTTTTCGAACCTCTAGAAATGAAGGTCTACGACCAAATGATGCAATTACGTGCCGACCCAGGCCCAGACTCTCGTCTATTGATTGTTGCTTTAACTGAAAAAGATATTCAAAAATGGAATTGGCCCCTATCTGGCGAACTTCTAGACCGACTATTGGGCAAACTTGAAGGTTATGAACCGCGAGCCATTGGTCTAGATATTTTCCGTGACTTACCTGTACAACCTGGTCATGAAAAACTACTGCAACGCCTACAACAGAGCGATATCATCATTCCTATCTGTAAACATTCTGGTTCTAACAATCCGGGAATAGCAGCCCCAAAGGGGGTTGAAGCAGAACGAGTAGGATTTAATGATGTAGTAGAAGATACTGACGCGACAATTCGTCGCAACCTATTATTGGTAAGTGCAGAAGAGTCCGATTCCTGTCAAAGTACTTATTCTTTTAGCTTACAACTAGCACTTAAATATTTAGAAGTTGGAGGCATCCAACTAAAATTTACCCCAAAAAAAGAACTACAACTCCGAGATACTGTATTTAAACCACTCCAAAGCAACGCTGGCGGTTATCAGAAAGCGGATACAAATGGCTATCAAATTTTGCTTAACTACCATTCTGGTCATCAGATTGCCCAGCAAGTAACTATTACAGAAATACTTGAAAATCAAGTTAAACCAGATTTGGTGAAAGACCGCATCGTTTTAATTGGTTCAACAGCTAATAGTTTAAATGATATTTTTAACACGCCATTTGCTACTGGTAAGTCAGATAATTCCGGCAAAATGGCAGGAATTGAAATTCATGCCCACAGCGTTAGTCAAATTCTCAGCGCTGTTCTTAACAAACAGCCACTATTTTGGTTTCTACCTGAATGGGGTAAAGTCTTGTGGATATGGGGATGGACTGTAATTGGTGGGTTGCTGGTATCGCGGATTCAACATCCACTAGGCTTAGGACTAGCAGGAGCAACAGCCCTTGCAGTCTTATTTGGAGGCAATTTTGTCATTTTTACCCAAGCTGGATGGTTCCCGGTAATACCTCCGGCTTTGGGGTTAGTATTTACCGCCGGGAGTGTTCTTGCTTATAGTGCTTATAAAACGAAACAAGAGCAAAAAGAAATTACCCAACGGGTTCAAGAACACCAACAATTAATTGTGGAATTGCAAGGTCTTTTACGGCAGCGCGGCGATGCCTCAAATGAAGCACCAACTGTAATTGCTGATTCCATCGGGCAAGAAATTTCATTAGGAACTCTACTAAACAACCGCTACAAAATTACTCAAGGCTTGGGTTCTGGAGGATTTAGTAATACTTATTTGGCTGATGACATCCAGCGTCCTGGTAATCCGCAGTGTGTGGTTAAACAGTTGCGTCCCCCCCGCCAAGATGCAGAATATTTAAATGTCGTCAGACGATTATTTGACGCTGAAGCACAAATTTTAGAAACCTTGGGTAAGCATCCACAAATCCCTCAACTTCTAGCTTTTTTTGAAGAGAATCGGCAATTTTCTCTAGTGCAAGAATTTGTTCGAGGGCACGCTATGGACAAAGAAGTAACCTCTGGAAAGCGACTAAAACAAGCTGAAGTTGTGGAAATGCTCAAAGAAGTTTTACACGTACTTGTTTTTGTTCACAGCTATGGTGTAATCCATCGAGATATTAAACCTAGTAACTTGATTAGACGAGAATCAGATCAACACATTATTTTAATTGATTTTGGCGCTGTTAAGCAAATTCATCCTCAGCAGCAAGAAGCTCAGACTATTTCAATTGGTACGCCTGGTTATGCACCTTCTGAGCAAATGAGCGGTTTGCCAAAACTCAACAGCGATATTTATGCGTTGGGAATTATGGGAATTCAAGGTTTAACTGGGGTAGATCCTAGAGAATTTCACAGAGATATAAATACTGGTGAAATAATTATTGAAGGTGAAGCTGATGCCAATCAACAGACTTGGCAACATTGGCGCGAACTAACTGACGCTACAAACGAGTTAGTTATTATTTTAAATAAAATGGCGCATTTCGATTTTATTCAACGATATCAGTCAGCAGCAGAGGTTCTCAAAGCTCTCGAAAGTCTTTAGTAATATGTTATGTAGCGTTTCCTAGGCAAATGAGGTAGACCCAAACTTTTTTACCAAGCTTAGTAACTTTGAAAACATACTTCACTAGACCAAGAACCACTAGATCGTTTATTAACATCGGACTACAAGTCACTGACAGCGCTGCATAAACCTTGAGATTATCTCAGTTAAATACATATCTGTTCAAGTTTATCCTGAACTTTGCTCCCGATATATTAACCAACACAGCATCAGCGATGAAACTCTTTCCCTCGCTTAATTTTGTCCATATTGTTAATTCTAGTGTCTTACCTAGAATCGCTCGAACTGAAATAGCCACTCACAGCAAGAGTTGCACATCAATCAACTCTCATACTTTACGTAGCCATTCCACAAATATCAATTACCTTAAACCCTTTGATACTGCTGTTATTGCTTATCACATGATAGGTCTTAGCAACTTTGAATGATCCGTGGAATAGTTTCAATTTTTTAGTTCTTGCACTCCATTAGCTCATCCTAATGGGTGAGGGATAAATCAACCGATCGGGTAATCTGAATGCAGGAAGTTAAGACAGATAAAAAATAAGACTCTATTACCTAAGAACACTAATTACACTTTACTTTAACTAAATAGAACCTTATGAAACTTTCTATCTTGATAGATTCTGTACTTATTGTTACTTCGATTGCTTTATTGCCTGGAATGGGTGGCACTCAAATAGTTACTCACAATAGTGGCAAACCTATAGCTGTCAACTCTAACAATTTACCCAATCATTCTACAAACGTCAGCTACCCCATACATTTTGATGTTGCATTTCTAGCTCATCAAGGAGGAAAAGCTTCTGTTTCCCCTTAATCATCATCCCATTACCAAAAATTACTTTAACCCTTCCAACCTTGGAGGGGTTTTTAGTTGATGCTTGCTGCCCTTTCCCGAATGCAGCTTTTCATATTTCTCCCAGAGAAAAGCGCGATCGCACCATACACAGTATGTTTATTTCTATAATGCTTGTATAGCAGCACTTTCGGCTATGTCACAAACCCTCTGATTACCCTGCTCCCACTGTAGCGCAGCCTCTCACACTTCAGAAAAAAGGGGCGGGTAATAAATTATTTACTGTTCTATCGAATTAACGTTGTTAAGTTACTCAGCAGGTGTAGTTCTCACCTCCAAGCTGTGTTAAATATTGTGACGCGAAACAGGAGTATAGATACGTTGCTAAAGCTTTCTCCAGAATCTCCTCTATTTTTTGTCTTAATTATTATTAGTTTTTTAATAGTAACTTTGTCAACTTGGTTATCATCTAAACCATTTATTTTAAAACCTTTTGGGTTGAATGATATTATCCAAATACTCACATTACAGTTATTTATCTCTTTATTATTAGAGCGTTCTTTAGAAGTTTTTATAACTACTTGGCGGGGCCCATTCGTTGAACAATTAGATATTAGTATTCAGCAAGAAAAGGCTCTTATATCCGAGAAACTAAGACTTATAGAAGTCCAACAAAAACAGTTTCCTTCTTTTGAATCAAATCAAACCATTGGGCTACCACCTGAAGGAATGAGTTTAGAACAGCAAATTATCCAGAATTTTACGCAAAACCAACAGGAATCATTAAAAATATTCAAGCCACAAATGGATAATTTAAATGAAAAAGAGCGCCAAAAGACAGCTTATAAATCTGATACACGAGTAATTGCTCTATGGACATCCCTTTTATTTGGTCTTTTAATGAGCGCAATAGGTATTCGCTCAATTGAGCCACTTGTAGTTCTTGATTTCGATAATCCAATCCAAGTAATTATTTTTCGTTGTTTAGATGCATTACTGACAGGAGGTTTAATTGCAGGAGGTAGCGAGGGAATTCATAAGCTCATAAAAGTTTTTATTGACTTTATGGAAGCTACATCTAAACAAATCAAAAATCAAGGATTATCTTAATGCAAGGAACCATTTTACTTTCCCTAATGCCAGATAATCTTGCAATTGCTATAATACTTAAATAATCAATATTTATGATAAATATATGTTGCAATCTTCCCATGAGTAATTATTAATATCTACGAAAGTTTTATTTAATTTATTAACTATATTTGCCTCTACCAAAACCTTAACTCCTTCAGTTTCCAATTTATTTTTTTGTTGGTTAACATAATTTATTAAAGAACCTTTAGAGTCTAATATTCTATGTACTGGATAATCAGTAACCGAGGTTTTTTTCAGGTATGTAGGAATAGCTCTTAGATAACTATTATCAACTCCTATAGCTTTAATTATCTGTTTATATGTAACTACTTTCCCACTGGGAATATTGATGATAAAATTTAGAAATCGTTCATAAGGATTTTCAGATAATGCTGGAAATTTATGAGCTTGAACCTGAAATTTACTACCAATTTGAATTTGACCTGATTGAGTAACTACGCCTAAGATTCCTCTTTTACCCTTGATGCTCTTAAATGATTCTACTAAGTGGGCTATTCGCTTACACGGTTCACAGTAAAAAGTTAGACGAATTGCCGCACCACTTTCAAAAGTTAGCAGAGATCCAGGAATAAATTTATCAAATCCTATACCTGTAACTACAATATTTTCTCGCAATTCTCCTGGTTGAATTGATAAGTCTAAAATATCTTCATACCTAACAATTAAAACTTGTCTAGGACTTATCGGATCGGCATTAATATCTTCTTCTATACCATGACCTAACTTTAAATTTAATGTTTTAAGCTCTACCATCGCAGAACCTGGTTTTACCTTAGTGGAAAGATGCGTTATTGAGAGAGCCATATTCATTCATCTGCGCGATCAATTTTAAATTGAAGAGGTGAAGTCAGGTAACTCATCAGATTTACTAAGAATGAATAAACTCCCATCTCCCCCACGGCCAATTCTTAAGGTTTCATCTAAATAAGTAATGTCTAATGTCGCAGTCCTGCTAGTAGGATTATTAGCTGAGACAACCTTAAATGGGTTGAGTTGAGGAGTATTAATACCAACAATTTCCTCAATCGATAGGTAGCGTTTGTCAAAATAAACGTTGAGGCGTTTTGTTAGCTAGAGGTTCTAAATCTTCTTTGGCTGGCTCAAAGCTAGCTGTCACTTTAACATATCCTGATACTATCCCCAGAGAATGTTTAACCTTAGCTAGATTGAAAAACAATTTATTTGCAGCATCAATTACTTGATAAACTTTACCCAGCTTTAAGCCCAATGGGAGAGAAACTAGAGAACGGATTTCTCTAGCAGTGGAGTATTGCAGTTGCCAAGCTCCGTCTAACAAATGAGTCGCGTTGATCAGAGGATTAAGATTCGGATTGACGCTCTCTAGTTCCGTCGTCAATTCTTCAATTTCTTCGGCTAAGGTTTTGTCTAGCTTCAAATCGGTAACAGGAGAGCCATCGCTCTTAGCTTGAATCTCCTCAAGCTTGACTTGTAATTTTTCCTTAAGCAAGACGTGGGCCAAGTAGCGCTCGCACATTTTAAATTAGTGTTTGGATGAACTGAACCTGCTGCTTAATTTTGGATTTTAGATGTCTCTAAAATCTAAAATCCAAAATTTATAACTCTTACAGTTGCCGCACTAATGGCTGACCATCTTTGACTTCACCAATCAAAACTAAATCGACACAGTTAACAAAAATACCATTTTCCAAAACACCAGGAATGTTATTCAATGTTTTTTCTAGGCTAACTGGATCTTCAATAGAGTCAAATCTGACATCTAAGACAAAGTTACCTTGGTCAGTGATCACTGGACCGGCTTTTTTGACACCCATACGGAGTTCTGGTTTCCCACCGAGTTTTTTAATGGCATTGGTTACAGGAGTAATTGCCATTGGAATCACTTCCACGGGTACAGCAAAACTAGAACCCAAGCGATCTACTAATTTACCACTATCTACTACGACGATAAACTGTTCTGCCAGGTAGTCTACGACTTTCTCGCGGGTATGTGCTGCACCACCGCCTTTAATCAAATTCTTCTGCGGATCAACTTCATCTGCCCCATCAATGGCAATATCGATGTGGTCAATAGAATCCAAGGTGGCGAGAGGGACACCATACTGCTTCGCCAGCACTTCTGACTGAAACGAGGTAGGTATGCCAATGATATCTTTAAGTTCACCAGACTTGAGGCGATCGCCTAAAAACTGAATCGTATATGCTGTAGTTGACCCCGTACCCAACCCCACAATGGAACCCGACTTAACTAGGGCTGCGGCGGCTTTGCCAACTTCTTGCTTCATCAACTTTACGGGATCTGCTGCTGCGGTCATTGCCAAAACTGCTCCATAAAACTTATCTAAGATGAACATAACCTAAGTTACACACCTTTTACTGTTTATTTCCAGCTTCATAAGAGAGCGTCAGCAACACTTTCTCGACTGGTGTTTTCGGTCAAGCCAAGCGAAATAAAAATACTTTTTCAAGTTTCAAGATACATTGAAACCTCTATTTTTAATAACACTACAGTTTTTACACTCAAAAGCTTGTGAATAATTTTTGCTGATGGAAATAGAACACCAAAGTGTCATTTATGAAAGATTTTGGTGTTCCATAGTGAAAATTATGAGACCTTAAGCAGGATATAGCGGGATACGATTACTCAGTTCTGGAAAACGCCGATGAACGTAAGCACAAAGCTGGTTATAACTTTTGCTTTGGAGTTTGTCCAAGTCTTTATAAGGGTCAAGTCCCTGACTCTTGGCGTGTTCTATGGTTATTGCCATAAGGATTTTACAAGCCTTAGCCTCAGTTTCAATTTTTTGTTGTGCCTCAGCCTCAGCCCTTTTTTGGCGTACAGCCTCAGCCTGATCTTGCTGGATATAGCTAATCCGCGCAAGAAATTCGACGGATTTGTTGAGAATCTCACGCCCGTCTTCTCGGTTAATCACCATAGATAAAAATGTCAGAGGGTCTGACTGAGATTCATCTGAGTTAGGATTATTCGGTGGAGAGATCATAAATTTTTCCTCAAATTAAATTGACGGTCAACAGGCAGTCCGCCTGACCGTTAATGGATGGACAACCAAATTACAAACCTTTGAAATTAAGACAACGCTGCTGGACTGGTACTCCAGCTAGCGTTTTTTTCATGGTTTTATAATCTGGTTGCGGATATTCTAGCAAGCTCTATGCTAGACTGCCAAGCAGTAAGTTTATTACTGCAATTGAAATAAGTAACTTACTGCTTATTAATAGATACTTTAGCAGATTTATGTCTCATTCAGTTCTGCCTCTTCAGAAAATAGGGGAAATATTCCAAGGAATTACACTTAGCCGTTATGCAGACGATAACGGTAGACCAGAGCGCGTTGTTAGTTTGTCTGATCTTGAGTACCTATACATTGAACGTAACCCAAATGTGGTTCATTTACGCTTATCTGACCTTGAGCGGTATCGAATAAAAACTGGCGATGTGGTGATTTCCAACCGAGGTACGCTCCTGAAAGCGTCAGTAGTTACAGATAAATTAGAAGGTAGCTTGGCGAGCAATAATGTGGCTGTTATTCGCCCCATTGTAGAAATCGATCCTGTGTATTTGGCAGTTTTGATGCGTTCAAAATGGCTAGAACAGCAACTAGCCACTTTATATTTGCAATCTTCTACCATTCAGTTGATTCCAATTTCTCAATTACGTAGTCTCAAGATTCCATTACCTAATTTGGAGACTCAAAATAAATTAGCTCAACTATTTTTAGCTACTGAACGAGCTAACCGTATTACCCTGGAAATTTTAGACACGCGAAATAATTTATCAGAATTTACTCTTTTTCAAACTTTGGA
This window contains:
- a CDS encoding phage tail sheath C-terminal domain-containing protein; amino-acid sequence: MARLDYFAPGVYIEEIDRGSRPIEGVSTAVAGFVGFTEDVRGGAELYKPMLVTTWTQYLNYFARPNSDGFTDFNAYLPFSVYGYFMNGGGRCWVTSIGTQLPGAPRPATPEPATLRINSRGNRPALRFTLRPEQASGGLVNLVIIDGSPRALPEGTEGEAPPNTGEYFTIQIRRGDELLEQYENLSMNREPNAQVATYALAALRNSMYVTVEDITQSGQPLARRPVNGQYELAPPIVAAPPDRFSQNLEGVRDDRTGVRGIFEVDEITMLACPDVMRAYQEQVLNLDQVHGIIELMISMCEGSASGDIPNPPNRMVVLDAPPDAVKPQQVVEWLNRFNRRSMFAALYYPWIKVPNPRDRGNPILVPPCGHVMGVWARTDETRGVYKAPANEVPRGVIGLGYETNFREQELLNPLGINCIRSFPNRGIRIWGARTLVEPDKTEWRYISVRRLISYIEKSLELGTQWVVFEPNDQDLWARVTRTVSNFLERIWREGALFGASPAQAFYVKCDEELNPPETRILGRLYIEVGVCPVRPAEFVVFRISQWNGIEDSE
- a CDS encoding phage tail protein, with protein sequence MAGEFLTSCKFYFEADGITDKFIKEISGLGVENTPAQEVHGSSKGAKLMRQATPTVVKFTNITVKVIATDDIDLYKWYQDCNEDMGDPRKWSQKRKTGSVVAYDQQGSEKARWNIVNCYPCKYTGPTLTASGGDMANETVELVHEGIKRIK
- a CDS encoding phage tail protein; translated protein: MVQSASRIPEVLTAHRFYLELTLEGQNDANCFFLECQGFKRTQEVIEISEVTSQTWGKKGQSKGQVVRTKLPSNPKSGNLTLRRGTTNSMDFWKWFEKVEKGNWSEQRRLVALSIYNQANQEIARFELAGAWPASYKIADVNARSHDIEIEEVEVAFEEFKRVK
- a CDS encoding phage tail assembly protein produces the protein MIILPNAQFLIPSPQSPVPNPQSPIPSPQIMPRKKDTLSTEFAFTLPRGLSDSEHRIHRHGVMRLATAKDEILVQQERRVQENPAYGVLVMLARVITRLGSLNSVSPDLLEELLLHDIAYLREFYNRINQQGDVHIPTQCPRCNTQFSVELELAGES
- a CDS encoding DUF6760 family protein; translated protein: MFGGARTSGGVVSYPSDTLYEEVAFIAYHFHWSQDDILNLEHTTRQRWVTEINKINQKLI
- a CDS encoding FHA domain-containing protein — its product is MKVKVSYSPNLSEVNEVDLTTETPTRGEWLIGRSPDSDLVLDSPDISRVHAKFFVKAGNYYFSDLGSRNGSIFNGKQAEKDRPYSLSDGDIIRIADYVLILEAVAPAYEQPETVFRIIDPSLFSRPRSPENISAANVVNPSPEVVSEVPAPITPELETPSPEVSETSEVVATQSDDVIPVVEVIAPENIIQSPEAVSEVPHDVHDEIVDLQSVAPEVSADVEEVEVPEVSETSEVSSTLADDAIAAPENIIETSEEEITLPEVTHDEIIDFQTALATESTFVQRRDISSIPEATDHEDAELEAALEAEVTFVQPRDIFHQVPATSHEDAELEAALEAEVTFVQPRDIFGEVSDEESTVLEVTHNENEVVGLDTPVAEEVSLEFGEFVNEVTEEEEIQPQEPLSQATQDINDELVDLDILFTAEDSTNIDKVEPSFAVNETGGEVSEALTEPDNIVAEVSSNQYIDLNNPTTEEASVNVDDVVLVSEVSELADIQSWETTESEAPESVSQTIEEVPEVEATQFDETPEEINVSEPPQVIIERNIVLIAHESKKSELAEFVSQHQEFFSQSFTITWPSVGEVLHQQAGITISQQTPAPISGGYQTIASLVGAGEILAVIFLRDLLQPQPGQANEEALLRLCTINQVLLATNLPTAEAIVHYLKHI